In Syntrophorhabdaceae bacterium, the sequence GGTCGATACGGTGACGGAGCTGGTGGAATCGGTGGTCAGGGAATTTCCCCGGTCCACAGTATTCACCGGAAAACTGGTCTTCCGGCACGAAAACCCGTTCCAGAAGATCCTTCACAACGAAACGGCCTTTTCCATCCAGCGGAGGCTGCAATGGGACGGTGTGGCCACGGTGATCCTCCCGATTCGCGTATCGGTATAGTGCCCGGTCCCGGGCAGGTGAAAAGCCTTATCTCTCCCGTCCTATGTCTACAGTCCTTATCCTTACGGGCGACGGTGGAAGGGCGGGCTCACCGCTTCCGCCTGTCGCGAACATCGCTCTTTCTTCTATGCCATGTTCCCCATCCTCCTGCATGGCCCTCATGATAGCGGTCTTTGTCGCTTTTTTACATGCCCTCTGTCCCGTTTATATCTGTTCCTTGTAATCCGGATTCGGACAAGGCAGTCCGTTTTTATCAACAATTTTTGTGCATAAGCTGTGGAAAAAATGTTGACCTTTGCCCCTAAGTAAGGGATTTTACAGAAGAGATAGCCACATGACAAGGGAGGGAGCGATCCAATAAGGTCTTTTATTCCAGATAGTTACAGTTTACGCGGCAGAGGAAGGGCACTGCGTTTTTCGCGACACAGGACCCTCTCCGGTACCTGTAAAGATAAGGTGTTTCGCAAAAGGAGAATTTTCACAATCGATACTATGCTGAGAGAGTAAGGCTTGCGGGGAGGGCCTCAAGGGAGCCTGAAACGTGCGAATAAGACGGTCATTGAACGGCAATCTTCCCTTCTGCCGCCGGCGGCAGTATTTTCGGATCTACCCTTGCCCCGGGGTCACGGCCCCGGGAGCTTGATTTTTTATTGCCCCTCCTTTAATATTAGAGGGTCCTGTGGATGCCTGAAGGCATACCTGGAGGATTGAAAGAAGGAGGAAAAGGAAATGAAGCACCTCGAAGAGTTGACGCTCCCCGCCGAAAGGGCGATGATACCCCGTTTTCTCGACCTTGTAGCAACCCACGCCAAAACCGTGGGCTATAGCGACGCGCGCGTCGGGGAGATCAAAGGGGCGGTTTCGGAGGCCCTCACCAATATCATCGATTTTATCTGCACCGAAGGGCAGGAGATCCACCTGACGTGCGGCGATGACAAGAGGAGGAGGTTTACCGTCGATATCTCCGACTCGGGAAAATCATTCAATATGCTCCTCGAGGCAGACCCTTTCCTCTCGGGAAGCGATCCCGGGCAAAAACGGCCTTCCGTCCGCTTTATCAAGAAGATCGGAGATGTGGAATATAAGCGGTTCGAGGGGAAAAACCACGTCATCATCACGGTCTATCCTGAATACGGAAACCCTGAGTGGGCCGCATTGGGCGATGATCCTTCCGAGGAGAGCGCCCCGAAGAAATGAGTGCCCGCGCCTGTCGTCTCCCCTTTATCTTGTGTATATAGCCTGAACATGTAATATATAAAGATGGGAAAAGGACCGATTACGCGAGTGCGGCCGGCAACGGCGATGAAAACCCTTTCAGCAGGGGTACGACTCGTGGCGGGGACGTTCGCCGATTTCATGCGTGAAGACGGCACCATGCTGGCCGGCGCCATCTCGTGCTTCTTCATCCTCGCCTTCGTCCCCTTTATACTCCTCATGGTGTCGGTCCTCGGTTATATGTTGGGAGAATATAGCGAGCTTCACCGCTTTCTCCTTCAGCTCCTCGCCGATCTTTTCCCCACGGTCACCCATCAGATCACCAAGGAGATCGGGTCGGTTATCGGTTTTAAGCGGATCGGGTTTTTCACATTTCTCGTCTACGGGTTTTTCTCCCTCGAGCTCTTCTTCTCCCTCGAGACCGCGGTACAGACCATGTTCAAGGCCCCGGTAAAGCGCTCGTTCCTCAAGTCCCTCGCCCTCTCCTTTATTACGGTCACCCTCCTCATTACCTTCACCCTCCTCTCCTTTGGCGCCGCATGGCTGATCGAGATGTTCGAAACCCTCTCCCAAAGATTTCCGGTCCTGGAGGCGGGACGGGTGCCCGGCATAATCACGGGCATTATCGCCCCCATGTGCGTGGTTTTCATCGTCTCCACCCTGCTCTATTTCATCCTCCCCTCGCGCCGGAGCTTTAGACACGCCCTCGTGGGGGGTCTCTTCACCACCATACTCCTGGAAGCGGCAAAATTCCTCTTCACCTTCTACATCGCCTGGAGGGTAGTCCGCCTGGGCGCAATCTACGGCTCCCTCACCGCCATAGTAGTCTTCATCCTCTGGATCTTCTACGCCTCGTCCATATTCCTGATAGGCGCAAAACTGGTCCATAATATGAGCGCAAAAGAAGTGGCGCCTGTGCCTCCGGCACAGGCTTAGATTGAAGAGGTAGTTTTGTCTTCAGGTTCTTAACCTTTATATCCAAATTATCTCCAAGGAAGGGTCGGGGGTGGTCCATCCCGGCGCGTTAAGCGCAGGGTAGCGAAAAGAACTCAGCGGAAAAAGGGGCGAGGTAGTACCCCCCGTGTCAAAGTAAGGGGGGATGGGGGGGAAGCATTCGCCGCTTTTTCCGCGCCAAGTTTTCTCTACCCGGAGCGTGCACGGGGATGGACCACCCCCGGCCCTTCCGCTCCCCCGCACCCAGCCCTTCCGTCCCCGTCCCGGCTTGTGCTAGACTATA encodes:
- a CDS encoding ATP-binding protein translates to MKHLEELTLPAERAMIPRFLDLVATHAKTVGYSDARVGEIKGAVSEALTNIIDFICTEGQEIHLTCGDDKRRRFTVDISDSGKSFNMLLEADPFLSGSDPGQKRPSVRFIKKIGDVEYKRFEGKNHVIITVYPEYGNPEWAALGDDPSEESAPKK
- a CDS encoding YihY/virulence factor BrkB family protein → MKTLSAGVRLVAGTFADFMREDGTMLAGAISCFFILAFVPFILLMVSVLGYMLGEYSELHRFLLQLLADLFPTVTHQITKEIGSVIGFKRIGFFTFLVYGFFSLELFFSLETAVQTMFKAPVKRSFLKSLALSFITVTLLITFTLLSFGAAWLIEMFETLSQRFPVLEAGRVPGIITGIIAPMCVVFIVSTLLYFILPSRRSFRHALVGGLFTTILLEAAKFLFTFYIAWRVVRLGAIYGSLTAIVVFILWIFYASSIFLIGAKLVHNMSAKEVAPVPPAQA